From a region of the Fibrobacter sp. genome:
- a CDS encoding response regulator translates to MPETNRLKTLKKQGSMILYVTFVAIFSVGLVLIVFNTYKSYKNLLFRGAAKVAESVTQRDAASVENVLQEGIQFLEATSLRIDEMMERGAAAAEVEALLLKETERHVSENHPNFRGLFAYINDRLVDPLNWQSDVSYDPTRRPWYSEAFKQRGEIAIVPTYTDAKYGVPVVSVCKRLADKKSVLVFNILLDKVKTRVTKVEFENDQWFIMSKSGLVVSHSNVSDQGVGYLSSLFWGSEKEALARKIIQVELGSFDFILDSRKYTVYVEPILNYWYMVRLVDRSLVSGRDRGFFLQNILVMILLFVFSFVVVTILYRICIKAERGNRSKLLFLGNICNELRGPVSGIVGLSSIIQKSSREKSISDYGANIRSVGNGLLSVINDVQDYARIEGGALKLSEMEYDLFSVLKDCFDSVSAKAAAKNLRLSIDCNPSIPSSIWGDRSRLRQALNNVLMDAVEHTEIGGVQVMVDYSPMPNILGLATGESVMLNITVKDSGLGAARSEGNGLGLGANLTKMLMSAYGGDCTVNHKYGEGTTTTLSIPQQVLNVEPMGDFATKYKIATGIDNGFAEKIFIPGVRILVVDDMEMNLKVFCGLLKDSKAQIDTALNGARALELIQNRRYNIIFLDQMMPAMDGFETLERIKALKDSPNQETPVIMFTAGNGEDSTKSFLNAGFADYIPKPLKERDLVRLLKWHLPKDQVLTQDDLADIEVKKETPVKEESQEIELKTVTVSPAERIAVFRRCLNVSVGLEYCANDESFYIEMLGEYVNDEKSKSIRSTFERRDWKNYQILVHSLKGMSLTIGAENVYEIAKNIDLACKDQRFDYIQEHHAELLGVYESLISELRKGLNDL, encoded by the coding sequence ATGCCAGAAACAAACCGTCTCAAAACCTTGAAGAAACAAGGCTCCATGATCTTGTACGTCACGTTCGTGGCGATTTTTTCTGTTGGCCTTGTTTTGATTGTATTCAATACATACAAATCCTACAAGAACCTTTTGTTTAGGGGTGCCGCTAAGGTGGCGGAATCCGTTACCCAGCGGGATGCCGCCAGTGTGGAAAACGTATTGCAGGAGGGAATTCAATTCCTGGAAGCAACGAGTTTACGTATTGATGAAATGATGGAGAGAGGTGCTGCCGCCGCCGAGGTGGAGGCTTTGCTGCTTAAGGAAACGGAACGCCATGTAAGCGAGAATCATCCCAATTTCAGAGGATTGTTCGCCTATATCAACGATCGATTGGTCGACCCTTTGAACTGGCAGTCGGACGTATCCTATGATCCAACGAGGCGACCGTGGTATAGCGAGGCTTTCAAGCAACGTGGTGAGATTGCCATTGTTCCGACCTATACAGATGCCAAGTACGGTGTGCCCGTGGTGTCTGTATGCAAGAGGCTGGCCGACAAGAAAAGCGTTCTTGTGTTCAACATTTTGCTGGATAAGGTTAAAACCCGCGTTACCAAGGTTGAGTTCGAAAACGACCAGTGGTTTATCATGAGCAAGAGTGGGCTTGTTGTATCCCACTCCAATGTTTCCGACCAGGGTGTTGGCTACTTGTCGTCCCTTTTCTGGGGCAGCGAAAAGGAAGCGCTTGCACGTAAGATTATTCAGGTGGAACTTGGAAGTTTCGACTTTATTCTTGATTCCCGAAAATATACGGTATATGTAGAACCTATTTTGAATTACTGGTACATGGTACGCCTTGTGGATCGTTCACTGGTAAGCGGAAGGGATAGAGGATTTTTCCTGCAGAATATCCTGGTGATGATACTTCTTTTCGTTTTCTCTTTCGTTGTGGTCACCATTCTTTATCGCATTTGTATCAAGGCTGAACGAGGCAATCGTTCAAAACTTCTGTTCCTGGGAAACATCTGTAACGAGCTGAGGGGACCTGTCAGCGGAATTGTTGGGCTATCCTCCATTATTCAAAAAAGTTCCCGTGAAAAATCCATTTCGGATTATGGCGCGAACATAAGGAGCGTTGGCAACGGGTTGCTTTCTGTTATTAACGACGTGCAGGACTATGCCCGAATAGAAGGTGGAGCGCTCAAGCTGAGCGAGATGGAATACGACTTGTTCTCTGTGCTGAAGGATTGTTTTGATTCTGTTTCCGCGAAGGCTGCCGCCAAAAACCTGAGATTGAGCATCGACTGCAATCCGTCCATTCCTTCGAGTATCTGGGGTGACAGGAGCCGCTTGCGCCAGGCGTTGAATAATGTTTTGATGGATGCCGTGGAGCATACGGAAATAGGCGGTGTCCAGGTAATGGTGGATTATTCGCCCATGCCTAATATTCTTGGGCTTGCCACGGGCGAGAGTGTGATGCTGAATATTACGGTGAAGGATTCTGGCCTTGGTGCCGCACGATCTGAAGGGAACGGACTTGGCTTGGGAGCGAATCTGACCAAGATGCTGATGTCTGCCTATGGCGGGGATTGCACCGTGAATCATAAGTATGGGGAAGGTACCACCACCACCCTCTCCATTCCTCAGCAGGTTCTGAATGTGGAACCTATGGGTGATTTTGCCACTAAGTACAAGATTGCCACGGGTATTGACAACGGCTTTGCCGAGAAGATCTTTATTCCTGGTGTCCGTATTCTTGTGGTGGATGACATGGAAATGAACTTGAAGGTTTTCTGTGGTCTGCTGAAGGATTCCAAGGCTCAGATCGATACGGCGTTGAATGGAGCCCGCGCCCTGGAACTTATCCAGAACCGTCGTTATAACATTATATTCCTAGACCAGATGATGCCTGCCATGGACGGCTTTGAAACGTTGGAACGCATCAAGGCCCTGAAGGATTCGCCCAATCAGGAAACTCCGGTAATCATGTTTACTGCAGGCAATGGGGAGGATTCGACGAAATCGTTCCTGAACGCCGGCTTTGCGGATTATATTCCGAAGCCCCTCAAGGAGCGCGACCTTGTTCGCTTGCTGAAGTGGCATCTGCCTAAGGATCAGGTGCTGACCCAGGACGACTTGGCAGATATTGAGGTCAAGAAGGAAACTCCCGTTAAGGAGGAATCTCAGGAAATTGAGTTGAAAACGGTAACGGTGTCCCCTGCGGAACGTATTGCTGTTTTCCGCCGTTGCCTGAATGTCAGTGTAGGACTTGAGTATTGCGCTAATGACGAATCGTTCTACATTGAAATGCTTGGCGAGTATGTCAATGATGAAAAGTCCAAGTCCATCCGGAGTACCTTTGAACGTAGGGACTGGAAAAATTACCAGATTCTTGTTCACTCCCTTAAGGGAATGTCTTTGACCATCGGGGCCGAGAATGTGTACGAGATTGCGAAGAATATCGACCTTGCCTGCAAGGACCAGAGATTTGATTACATCCAGGAACATCATGCAGAATTGCTTGGTGTATACGAATCGTTAATTTCCGAGCTTAGAAAAGGATTGAACGACTTATGA
- a CDS encoding BMP family ABC transporter substrate-binding protein produces the protein MRIVGVIAAIVVALILGGMLFTEVQKRETNVTLNKTKVVMFMNGDRNDHSWSESHFNGMEVAAKELNLNVTYIENAVGDSVMESDMERVISEGAKVVVCNSFGLGEVALKVAARHPEVKFFHASGIKNSNNFSTFFGRIYQMRYLSGIVAGLTTKTGNIGYVAAFDISEVNRGINAFTLGVRKVNPDAKVFVRWSKSWVDSVVTAQVTKELLDSHPIDVITVHSDALSAYDVAQERDVWIIGYNLDNGSRYPGKFLTAPVWKWDRFYVPRILEVLQNKFVSNQYWLGAESGMIGLAPLSKNVSEEARKVVEREMLRLESGEFDVFFGPIKDNSGNLRIESGESMTDMDMLNNFDWYVEGVVNEQ, from the coding sequence ATGAGAATAGTAGGTGTTATCGCCGCGATTGTGGTAGCCTTGATTCTTGGAGGAATGCTTTTTACCGAAGTCCAGAAGAGAGAAACCAACGTGACCTTGAACAAGACCAAGGTGGTCATGTTCATGAATGGCGACCGAAATGACCATAGCTGGAGCGAGTCGCATTTCAATGGCATGGAGGTGGCTGCCAAGGAACTTAATTTGAACGTTACCTACATAGAGAATGCTGTTGGCGATTCCGTTATGGAATCTGACATGGAACGCGTGATTAGCGAAGGCGCAAAGGTTGTCGTGTGCAATTCCTTCGGGCTTGGCGAGGTGGCGTTGAAGGTGGCTGCAAGACATCCCGAGGTAAAGTTCTTTCATGCGTCCGGAATCAAGAACAGCAATAATTTCTCCACATTCTTCGGTCGAATCTACCAGATGCGATACCTGTCTGGAATCGTTGCTGGTTTGACTACCAAGACAGGGAACATTGGCTATGTGGCCGCCTTTGACATTTCCGAAGTCAATCGAGGTATTAATGCTTTTACCCTGGGCGTTCGTAAGGTGAATCCCGATGCCAAGGTTTTTGTTCGCTGGAGTAAGTCCTGGGTAGATAGCGTTGTCACGGCCCAGGTGACGAAGGAACTTCTGGATAGCCATCCAATTGATGTAATCACGGTTCATTCTGATGCTCTGTCCGCCTACGACGTGGCGCAGGAACGTGATGTCTGGATTATCGGTTACAACCTGGACAATGGTTCCCGCTATCCAGGGAAATTCCTGACGGCCCCCGTATGGAAATGGGACCGCTTTTATGTGCCTCGAATCTTGGAAGTGCTGCAGAATAAGTTTGTCAGCAACCAGTACTGGCTTGGCGCAGAAAGCGGTATGATCGGTCTTGCGCCTTTGTCCAAGAACGTCTCCGAGGAGGCGCGTAAGGTTGTCGAACGGGAAATGCTTCGTCTTGAAAGCGGTGAGTTCGATGTGTTTTTTGGACCGATCAAGGATAACAGCGGGAATTTGCGTATCGAGTCTGGCGAAAGCATGACGGATATGGACATGCTGAATAATTTCGACTGGTATGTTGAGGGAGTTGTAAATGAACAATAA
- a CDS encoding BMP family ABC transporter substrate-binding protein: MNNKHITAIAMFLMAILAVIVVLITTFGSEKKVDKVTIGIIVPGSIDEVGWNRIHYEGVKQATDELGVDLVLEQNVTEYSGLCGKAIEKMIQSGVKMIILGSYNYPDEVADIIKTHPDVQFFCCSGGFSANNYKAFFARVYQARYLSGIVAGMQTKTGRIGYVAAMNNSEVNRGINAFTLGVRRVNPEATVVVSWTKSWDDATAETRAVEKLVASENVDLVAYHQNQAHVIDAAESMNIYSVGYNVGRGDRSQKMLTSVVTDWKVVYKEFIQDYLQQKNSENNYWLGLEKDAVSLAFYSEFVSDSTRSLIQSATLELLSGRDVFVGPIVDNTGVIRCGKDEIVSDLTLREEMNWFVAGVKFNEE, from the coding sequence ATGAACAATAAGCACATTACCGCCATTGCCATGTTCCTTATGGCGATTCTTGCTGTGATTGTTGTGCTGATCACCACTTTCGGCAGTGAGAAGAAGGTTGATAAGGTGACCATCGGTATTATTGTGCCGGGCAGTATCGATGAGGTGGGCTGGAACCGCATTCACTATGAAGGCGTCAAGCAAGCCACCGACGAACTTGGCGTAGACCTTGTGCTGGAGCAGAATGTGACGGAATATTCGGGACTTTGCGGCAAGGCCATTGAAAAGATGATCCAGTCCGGGGTCAAGATGATTATTCTTGGCAGCTACAACTATCCCGACGAAGTTGCCGACATTATAAAGACTCATCCCGACGTACAGTTTTTCTGCTGTTCCGGAGGTTTTTCTGCCAACAATTACAAGGCGTTCTTTGCCCGCGTTTACCAGGCGCGGTACCTGTCGGGTATCGTGGCTGGTATGCAGACGAAAACCGGACGGATTGGCTATGTGGCGGCAATGAACAATAGCGAGGTGAACCGCGGTATCAATGCCTTTACGCTGGGCGTTAGGCGCGTGAATCCCGAGGCCACGGTCGTTGTGAGCTGGACGAAATCGTGGGATGATGCCACTGCCGAAACAAGGGCCGTGGAAAAGCTTGTTGCCTCCGAGAACGTTGACCTGGTGGCTTACCATCAGAATCAGGCCCATGTAATCGATGCCGCGGAATCCATGAACATCTATTCCGTTGGCTACAACGTGGGGAGGGGTGACCGTTCCCAGAAAATGCTTACTTCCGTAGTGACTGACTGGAAGGTGGTCTATAAGGAATTTATTCAGGATTATCTACAGCAGAAGAACAGCGAAAATAATTACTGGCTTGGCTTGGAGAAAGATGCAGTTTCTCTTGCCTTCTATTCCGAGTTTGTTTCGGATTCCACCAGGTCTTTGATTCAGAGCGCCACTCTTGAATTGCTGTCTGGTCGTGACGTGTTTGTAGGCCCTATTGTAGATAACACGGGTGTGATCCGTTGTGGCAAGGATGAAATTGTTAGTGATTTGACGCTGCGCGAAGAAATGAACTGGTTTGTGGCGGGAGTAAAGTTCAATGAAGAATAA
- a CDS encoding ATP-binding protein: protein MAVLCAVFVVVGFLLFAKLNILYTEYMCSQVSKQSAIMADLVNEKFEIQLQALKGISKEIELDNSSAHKVLEAYADVEPGVSYGLLSTKGFLVSGDSSLNLSARDYSGITRSSRGNLAASYKKDEGFLLSVPVFHNRNVLYVLYKFYSDSSARAYFGLRGYNDDSYVSIRDEDGIEVVGALDTSLSSLSLWQAERFSDVRYKLKKLLNTSITASVLEKVDGDGYYVFMADLKFPGLSLVGAVSEHEATKGVENINRLIFWVFGMLVLLFVVGYGYLVISQRKIDENESLRRAKSIAENASQAKSQFLANMSHEIRTPINGILGMDTMLLKECKDPTLREYANNIRSAGHTLLSLINDILDISKIESGKMEIVPVEYSLFSVLNDCYNMVASRAKDKSLDFVVKVDENIPSELYGDEVRVRQIINNLLSNAVKYTSRGSITLNVRYEKTTPSNPLAAEEVSSINLIVSVEDTGIGIREEDKGKLFMTFQRLEEKRNRNIEGTGLGLNLTKHLVDLMNGVIRVESIYGKGSSFTVCIPQVVKKHTPMGDFNAKYKVYTEASEIVRDKFRASDANILVVDDVPMNLRVMRGLLKDTEIQIDEANNGMEALERIKRKHYDVIFLDHMMPVMDGIETLEVMKTLVGNPNEKTPVIMLTANAITGVREGYIKAGFTDYLSKPVREDDLLVMLKKYLPRNLVVECKQATEQAFAEGLEIRNGVESRPLVNEPAVHVQMGQVPESQPLNDDVPKGLADLAATGFVDVKVGLGYCMNDEAFYREMLIEYCNSSKIAVLEDALKDGDFEKYRIEVHALKSTSLTIGAVELSGKAKSLEFACKEGRYDFVQMKHGDVIREYSNFLKVLKDILA, encoded by the coding sequence ATGGCCGTTTTATGTGCGGTCTTTGTTGTTGTAGGTTTCTTGCTTTTTGCCAAGCTGAACATTCTTTATACCGAGTACATGTGCAGTCAGGTATCCAAGCAGTCTGCAATTATGGCCGACTTGGTGAATGAAAAGTTTGAGATCCAGTTACAGGCTCTGAAGGGTATTTCCAAGGAAATTGAACTTGACAATTCCAGCGCCCATAAAGTTCTAGAGGCCTATGCCGATGTGGAACCGGGTGTTTCTTATGGCTTGCTCTCCACGAAGGGGTTCCTGGTAAGTGGAGACAGTAGTCTTAATCTTTCTGCAAGGGATTATTCCGGTATTACCCGTTCTTCTCGTGGAAACCTTGCTGCAAGCTACAAGAAGGACGAAGGCTTCTTGCTTAGTGTTCCCGTGTTCCATAATCGTAACGTCCTTTATGTTCTTTACAAGTTCTATAGCGACAGCAGTGCCAGGGCTTATTTTGGCTTAAGGGGCTACAACGACGATAGCTACGTTTCCATTCGTGACGAGGATGGCATTGAGGTGGTGGGCGCTCTGGATACTTCCTTGTCCTCGTTATCCCTGTGGCAGGCTGAACGTTTTTCTGATGTCCGCTACAAGCTTAAGAAACTATTGAATACTTCCATTACGGCCTCTGTGCTGGAGAAAGTCGATGGCGATGGCTACTATGTCTTTATGGCAGACTTGAAGTTCCCCGGACTTTCCTTGGTCGGTGCTGTTTCTGAACATGAGGCAACCAAGGGCGTGGAAAATATCAATCGCCTTATATTCTGGGTGTTCGGCATGCTGGTGCTGCTTTTTGTTGTAGGCTATGGCTACCTGGTTATTTCCCAGAGAAAGATTGACGAAAACGAAAGCTTGCGTCGCGCCAAGTCCATTGCCGAAAATGCAAGCCAGGCCAAGAGCCAGTTCCTTGCAAACATGAGCCATGAGATTCGTACTCCTATTAATGGCATATTGGGCATGGACACCATGTTGCTGAAGGAATGCAAGGACCCGACATTGAGAGAGTATGCCAACAACATTCGAAGTGCTGGACATACCCTGCTTTCCTTGATTAACGATATCCTGGATATTTCAAAGATTGAATCGGGCAAGATGGAAATTGTTCCGGTGGAATATAGCCTGTTCTCGGTTTTGAATGATTGCTACAACATGGTTGCCTCCCGAGCTAAGGACAAGTCCCTTGACTTTGTAGTGAAAGTCGATGAGAATATTCCCTCGGAATTGTACGGCGACGAAGTTCGTGTACGCCAGATTATAAACAACTTGCTGTCAAATGCAGTAAAGTATACGTCACGCGGAAGCATCACCCTGAATGTCCGCTACGAAAAGACAACTCCCAGCAATCCGTTGGCTGCCGAGGAAGTATCCAGCATTAACCTGATCGTTTCTGTGGAGGATACGGGCATCGGTATTCGCGAAGAGGACAAGGGTAAGTTGTTCATGACATTCCAGCGTCTTGAAGAAAAACGCAACAGGAATATCGAAGGCACGGGACTTGGCTTGAACTTGACCAAGCATCTTGTGGATCTGATGAACGGTGTCATTCGAGTGGAAAGCATCTACGGAAAGGGCTCCTCGTTTACGGTCTGCATTCCCCAGGTTGTCAAGAAGCATACGCCCATGGGTGATTTTAACGCCAAGTACAAGGTGTATACAGAGGCTTCCGAAATTGTGCGAGACAAGTTCCGTGCGTCGGACGCCAATATCCTTGTGGTTGATGACGTGCCTATGAACCTCCGCGTGATGCGCGGCCTTCTTAAGGATACCGAAATCCAGATTGACGAAGCCAACAATGGTATGGAGGCCTTGGAACGAATCAAGCGCAAGCATTACGATGTCATCTTCCTAGACCACATGATGCCTGTGATGGATGGTATTGAAACACTTGAGGTGATGAAGACTCTGGTAGGAAATCCCAACGAGAAGACTCCGGTGATTATGCTTACGGCAAACGCCATTACTGGTGTACGTGAAGGTTACATCAAGGCTGGCTTTACGGATTATCTCTCAAAGCCTGTTCGCGAAGACGATCTGCTGGTCATGCTCAAGAAGTATCTTCCGAGAAATCTTGTGGTTGAATGCAAGCAGGCGACAGAGCAAGCTTTTGCAGAGGGTCTGGAAATACGAAATGGGGTAGAAAGTCGACCTCTGGTAAACGAGCCTGCCGTCCATGTCCAGATGGGACAGGTGCCGGAGTCGCAGCCCTTGAATGACGACGTTCCAAAGGGGCTTGCCGACCTTGCAGCCACAGGATTTGTAGACGTCAAGGTGGGCTTGGGCTATTGCATGAATGACGAAGCGTTCTATCGCGAGATGCTGATTGAATATTGCAATAGCTCGAAGATTGCGGTTTTGGAAGATGCCCTCAAGGATGGCGATTTTGAGAAGTATCGTATAGAGGTTCATGCCCTGAAGAGTACGTCGCTCACCATCGGGGCGGTGGAACTTTCCGGCAAGGCGAAATCTCTGGAGTTTGCCTGCAAGGAAGGTCGTTACGACTTTGTCCAGATGAAACATGGCGATGTTATCCGCGAATACAGCAACTTCTTGAAGGTGCTTAAGGATATCCTGGCTTGA
- a CDS encoding NUDIX domain-containing protein: MEEQIDILNRDGNFSGYSCGRTKVHAEGLWHRTVHIWAFDKDERILFQLRAAVKENNPGLLDTSCAGHISAGDSSLNAAVRELREELGVTKRPGDLEYLFESTHESVLNGGAYLDNEYYDVYRITLSPEEAASLVPQPGEVDDFVWMTRDQFLTKYRLCPQKFVSHPKDFEWLKGNIV; encoded by the coding sequence ATGGAAGAACAGATTGATATCTTGAACAGGGATGGAAACTTTAGTGGCTACTCCTGTGGCCGAACCAAGGTTCATGCCGAAGGCCTCTGGCACCGTACCGTGCATATCTGGGCCTTTGACAAGGATGAGCGTATCCTGTTCCAGCTTCGTGCTGCAGTAAAGGAAAACAACCCCGGCCTTTTGGATACAAGTTGCGCTGGCCATATCTCCGCTGGCGACAGTAGCCTGAATGCCGCCGTCAGGGAACTCCGCGAGGAATTGGGTGTAACCAAGCGCCCCGGGGATCTGGAATACCTGTTCGAGTCGACACACGAAAGTGTATTGAATGGCGGTGCCTACCTGGACAACGAATACTACGATGTCTATCGCATTACCTTGTCTCCGGAGGAAGCGGCGTCGCTGGTTCCTCAGCCTGGTGAAGTGGATGATTTCGTATGGATGACCAGGGATCAGTTTTTAACAAAGTATAGACTGTGCCCTCAAAAATTTGTATCTCATCCTAAGGATTTTGAGTGGCTCAAGGGAAATATTGTATAA
- a CDS encoding patatin family protein: MYKDIALVLEGGGMRGAYSSGVLDVMHDNGLKFGGYAGTSAGATHICSFMSEQRERNMRIDTVHSQDPRYMGFKQLIKTGDYFPREFCYITIPREIDPFDYAKFEENAKVSDFYSVATNLETGEAEYLLTQEVDKGDGLECVRASASLPLMSKIVELRGMKLLDGGIGDSIPFGFMERKGFKKQVVILTQQEGYVKKPNSLIPLFKLMYRKYPKFVEAAATRHIRYNEALAKLKENEKAGKSFVFRPSEPFKISRIEKDASKLVELYKMGLKDGEANMPRLKEFLGL, translated from the coding sequence ATGTATAAGGATATTGCACTGGTTCTTGAAGGTGGTGGCATGCGCGGGGCATACAGTTCCGGCGTATTGGATGTCATGCACGATAATGGCTTGAAGTTTGGCGGTTACGCGGGAACCTCTGCCGGAGCCACCCATATTTGCAGTTTCATGTCGGAACAGCGTGAACGCAATATGCGTATCGATACGGTCCATTCCCAGGATCCGCGCTACATGGGCTTTAAGCAGCTTATCAAGACGGGTGACTATTTCCCCAGGGAGTTCTGCTACATTACCATTCCTCGTGAAATCGATCCCTTTGACTACGCCAAGTTCGAGGAGAACGCAAAGGTTTCCGACTTCTACTCCGTGGCTACCAATCTGGAGACAGGCGAGGCGGAGTACCTGCTGACACAGGAAGTGGACAAGGGCGATGGCCTGGAATGTGTTCGTGCTTCTGCATCGCTGCCCCTGATGAGCAAGATCGTGGAACTTCGCGGCATGAAGCTTCTGGATGGTGGCATTGGCGACAGCATTCCCTTTGGATTCATGGAACGCAAGGGCTTTAAAAAGCAGGTGGTTATCCTGACTCAGCAGGAAGGCTATGTGAAAAAGCCCAACTCCCTGATTCCGCTGTTCAAGCTGATGTACCGCAAGTACCCGAAGTTTGTGGAGGCTGCTGCAACCCGCCACATCCGCTACAATGAGGCTCTTGCAAAACTGAAGGAAAACGAAAAGGCCGGAAAGAGTTTTGTCTTCCGTCCTAGCGAACCATTCAAGATCAGCCGCATCGAGAAGGATGCAAGTAAGCTTGTGGAACTCTACAAGATGGGCCTTAAGGATGGGGAGGCCAATATGCCTAGGCTGAAGGAATTCCTGGGGCTGTAA
- a CDS encoding GGDEF domain-containing protein, with protein MTNAPSFDLTTINVSNMLGVLLLCVLFVGNIWRFRDRSSDNFSLLLLMFFSLTNCLVDPLVYAVDGKPGNFYRFLIYAGNSWLFFAQISAAIAWVYFFCIHLNGSISRRQHVFLIGTHALSLILLIVNLFVPMVFDVSDANVYVRKPLFFGFAVANYVILLDSLVIYLRSRVRGGALKFFPVFVFAMPVMVGGVVQSLFYGISVTSVCLAISVAGILSSLQNEMIFRDSLTGLYNRSYLDYLLKMYSKKKDKSVTGIMLDLNGFKSINDTYGHAVGDLALVSAAKVLRGVVVDLGAVIRYAGDEFIVLVNSQDDRVIASCMSEIRRTFQEFNQNSSAPYKLTVSMGSCKMNFEKFSVDEFINEIDKRMYEDKKTYYAQNVDQDRRRR; from the coding sequence ATGACGAATGCGCCGAGCTTTGATCTGACCACCATTAACGTGTCCAACATGTTGGGCGTGTTGTTGCTGTGCGTGCTCTTTGTCGGCAATATCTGGCGTTTCCGTGATCGGTCATCGGATAACTTCTCCCTGCTGCTGTTGATGTTCTTCTCCTTGACCAACTGCCTGGTCGATCCCCTTGTTTACGCTGTGGATGGAAAGCCCGGGAATTTTTACCGTTTCCTGATTTATGCCGGGAACAGCTGGCTGTTCTTTGCACAGATATCAGCGGCCATTGCCTGGGTCTATTTCTTCTGCATCCACCTGAACGGCAGTATTTCTCGGAGGCAGCATGTTTTCCTTATAGGAACCCATGCCCTATCCCTGATTTTATTGATTGTTAATTTGTTTGTACCGATGGTCTTTGACGTGTCCGACGCTAACGTGTATGTGCGAAAGCCTCTCTTCTTTGGCTTTGCGGTTGCCAATTACGTGATTCTATTGGATTCCTTGGTTATCTACCTGCGAAGCCGAGTCCGTGGCGGGGCGCTGAAGTTCTTCCCGGTGTTTGTCTTTGCTATGCCGGTGATGGTGGGCGGCGTTGTACAGTCCCTGTTCTACGGTATTTCTGTTACTTCTGTCTGCCTGGCCATTTCTGTAGCGGGAATTCTCTCTAGCTTGCAGAACGAGATGATCTTCAGGGATTCGCTTACAGGACTTTATAACCGGTCCTACCTGGATTATCTTCTCAAGATGTATTCGAAGAAGAAGGACAAGTCCGTTACGGGCATCATGTTGGACTTGAACGGGTTTAAGTCCATTAACGATACCTATGGACACGCAGTCGGTGATCTCGCCTTGGTTTCTGCGGCGAAGGTCTTGCGCGGTGTTGTGGTTGACCTGGGTGCAGTTATCCGCTATGCTGGCGATGAGTTCATCGTCCTTGTCAACAGCCAGGATGACCGTGTGATTGCATCCTGCATGTCCGAGATCCGTCGTACCTTCCAGGAGTTCAATCAAAATTCTAGCGCGCCGTATAAGCTGACGGTTTCCATGGGAAGCTGCAAGATGAATTTCGAGAAGTTCAGTGTTGATGAGTTCATCAATGAAATCGATAAGCGCATGTACGAGGACAAGAAGACGTACTACGCCCAGAATGTGGACCAGGATCGTCGCCGTCGTTAG